Proteins found in one Cobetia sp. L2A1 genomic segment:
- the panC gene encoding pantoate--beta-alanine ligase encodes METLTHVSELRERLITARQAGQRIALVPTMGNLHDGHLSLVREARRHADLVVASIFVNPLQFGPEEDLDSYPRTLAADQRALTSEGCDLLFAPTTNELYPAGRDGLSNLRVPGVSEGLCGGRRPGHFDGVATVVSILFNLVRPDVACFGEKDFQQLAVIRKLNQDLHLGINVVGVPIVRAEDGLALSSRNGYLSTEEREVAPRLKQCLDALKVQLERGVEPAASLRMALAAISESGFKPDYLELRRASDLGPITGDGCEAIILAAAHLGRTRLLDNLKVVLPTT; translated from the coding sequence ATGGAGACTCTTACTCACGTCAGTGAACTGCGCGAACGTCTCATCACGGCGCGCCAGGCCGGACAGCGCATTGCGCTGGTGCCGACCATGGGCAATCTGCATGACGGCCATCTTTCCTTGGTTCGCGAAGCACGTCGTCATGCCGATCTGGTCGTCGCGAGCATCTTCGTCAATCCATTGCAGTTTGGCCCGGAGGAAGATCTCGACAGCTACCCACGGACGCTCGCGGCAGATCAGCGCGCGCTGACGTCTGAAGGCTGCGATCTACTCTTCGCGCCCACCACGAATGAGCTCTATCCAGCAGGGCGCGATGGGTTATCCAACCTACGGGTGCCTGGCGTTTCTGAGGGACTATGTGGCGGCAGGCGCCCGGGCCATTTTGATGGCGTGGCAACAGTCGTCAGCATTCTGTTCAATCTGGTACGTCCTGATGTCGCCTGTTTCGGAGAGAAGGATTTCCAGCAGCTCGCCGTGATTCGCAAGCTCAATCAAGACCTTCACTTGGGCATCAACGTCGTGGGGGTGCCCATCGTGCGTGCCGAGGATGGTCTGGCACTCTCATCACGCAATGGTTATCTGAGCACGGAAGAGCGTGAGGTCGCACCACGACTCAAACAGTGTCTCGATGCACTGAAGGTACAGCTGGAGCGTGGTGTCGAACCTGCGGCATCCTTGCGCATGGCGCTCGCCGCCATCAGCGAAAGTGGCTTCAAGCCGGATTATCTCGAATTGCGCCGCGCGTCAGATCTCGGCCCCATCACGGGTGACGGATGTGAAGCCATTATCCTGGCAGCCGCTCATCTAGGTCGTACACGCTTGCTCGACAACCTGAAGGTCGTCCTGCCGACAACCTGA
- the panB gene encoding 3-methyl-2-oxobutanoate hydroxymethyltransferase, with the protein MKNVTLSTLRRLKADGETFSCLTAYDATFAHLAGDAGIEVLLVGDSLGMVLQGHTSTLPVTIDDICYHTTAVARGKQGSLLMADLPFMSNASTDILLDHAARLMRAGAEMVKVEGEAWLSDAVTSLVQRGVPVCVHMGLTPQHVHAFGGYKVQGRENARAEQIIADARTLEAAGAAIILLECVPAELAHQVRDAVSVPVIGIGAGVDVDGQILVMHDMLDLTTGRKPRFVKNFMADAGSVQEAFAAYHQAVKSRSFPAPEHGF; encoded by the coding sequence ATGAAAAACGTCACCCTGAGCACCCTGCGCCGTCTCAAAGCTGATGGTGAGACGTTCAGTTGCCTCACCGCCTATGACGCCACCTTTGCCCACCTCGCCGGTGATGCCGGTATTGAAGTGCTACTGGTCGGCGATTCCCTCGGCATGGTCCTTCAGGGCCACACCAGCACCCTGCCTGTCACTATCGACGATATCTGCTATCACACGACAGCTGTCGCGCGTGGCAAGCAAGGCAGCCTGCTGATGGCCGATCTTCCCTTCATGAGCAACGCCAGCACCGATATCCTGCTCGACCACGCCGCTCGCTTGATGCGTGCTGGCGCAGAGATGGTCAAGGTGGAAGGTGAAGCATGGCTATCAGATGCGGTCACATCACTCGTCCAGCGTGGCGTGCCGGTCTGTGTGCATATGGGACTGACACCGCAGCATGTACATGCCTTCGGCGGCTATAAGGTGCAGGGGCGTGAAAATGCGCGAGCCGAACAGATCATCGCAGATGCCCGCACGCTAGAAGCTGCCGGTGCAGCCATCATTCTGCTCGAGTGTGTGCCTGCCGAGCTCGCACACCAGGTGCGTGACGCCGTCAGCGTACCTGTCATCGGCATCGGTGCTGGCGTCGACGTGGATGGCCAGATTCTGGTCATGCACGACATGCTCGACCTGACTACCGGCCGTAAGCCGCGCTTCGTCAAGAATTTCATGGCCGATGCCGGTAGCGTACAGGAGGCCTTCGCCGCCTATCATCAAGCCGTCAAGTCGCGCAGCTTCCCCGCACCGGAGCACGGCTTCTGA
- the folK gene encoding 2-amino-4-hydroxy-6-hydroxymethyldihydropteridine diphosphokinase: MISTALIGLGANLDNPRAQLERALEALDRLPLTDCTRYSRLYASKPVGPQDQPDYVNAVAELHTHLSPLALLDQLQALEQQHRRVRLRHWGPRTLDLDLLLFDDRSIVTPRLVVPHPEMLNRGFVMRPLADLLGPQKLSSLSNENLEMLAQRVEGDDLLPLGPQE; encoded by the coding sequence ATGATTTCGACTGCTCTGATCGGCCTGGGGGCCAATCTCGACAATCCGCGCGCTCAACTTGAGCGCGCACTTGAGGCCCTTGATCGGCTACCGCTGACTGACTGCACGCGATATTCGCGTCTTTATGCCAGCAAGCCGGTCGGCCCCCAGGATCAGCCCGACTACGTCAATGCCGTTGCCGAGCTGCATACCCACCTGTCTCCCCTCGCACTGCTGGATCAGCTGCAAGCACTTGAGCAGCAGCATCGTCGTGTGCGCCTACGCCATTGGGGACCACGGACGCTGGATCTTGATCTGCTATTGTTTGATGATCGCTCCATCGTCACTCCTCGCCTTGTCGTTCCCCACCCCGAAATGCTGAATCGTGGTTTCGTGATGCGCCCTCTTGCTGACTTGCTTGGTCCTCAGAAATTGTCTTCATTGAGCAATGAAAATCTCGAGATGCTGGCTCAGCGGGTTGAAGGTGACGACTTGCTCCCGCTCGGGCCTCAGGAGTAG
- a CDS encoding acetyl-CoA C-acetyltransferase, translated as MQDVVIVAARRTAVGAFSGSLAGISAVDLGVHVIKDILASTGVSGDQVDEVLLGQVLTAGCGQNPARQTVIKAGLPEGVPAMTINKVCGSGLKALHLATQAIRCGDADLILAGGQENMSMSPHLLPNSRNGQRMGDWKAIDSMVHDGLWDAFNDIHMGVTAENLAEKYDISREAQDAFAAASQQKACAAIEAGRFKSQIVPVEIPQRKGDPVVFDTDENPRAGTTAEKLAAMRPAFKKEGTVTAGNASSLNDGAAVVMLCSADKARELGLTPLATIKAYASSGVDPKIMGIGPAPATRRCLEKAGWSLEDLDLIEANEAFAAQALSVNKELGWDIAKVNVNGGAIALGHPIGASGCRILVSLVHEMIARDAKKGLATLCIGGGQGVALAIERS; from the coding sequence ATGCAAGATGTGGTGATCGTAGCAGCCCGCCGTACCGCCGTTGGTGCTTTCAGCGGTAGCCTGGCCGGAATTTCCGCCGTGGACCTAGGCGTTCATGTCATAAAGGATATCCTCGCCAGTACTGGCGTCAGCGGTGATCAGGTCGATGAAGTCCTTCTCGGCCAGGTACTGACCGCCGGCTGTGGCCAGAATCCGGCACGTCAGACGGTCATCAAGGCAGGCCTGCCGGAAGGCGTACCGGCGATGACGATCAACAAGGTCTGTGGCTCCGGCCTCAAGGCACTGCATCTGGCAACTCAGGCCATTCGTTGTGGCGATGCCGACCTGATTCTGGCGGGCGGCCAGGAAAACATGTCCATGTCTCCACACCTGCTGCCCAACTCACGCAATGGGCAGCGCATGGGGGATTGGAAGGCGATTGACTCCATGGTTCACGATGGCCTGTGGGATGCCTTCAATGATATCCACATGGGTGTTACTGCCGAGAATCTGGCCGAGAAGTACGACATCAGCCGTGAAGCACAAGATGCTTTCGCCGCTGCCTCTCAGCAAAAAGCCTGCGCTGCCATTGAGGCCGGCCGATTCAAGAGCCAGATCGTTCCGGTCGAGATTCCGCAGCGCAAGGGAGATCCCGTCGTCTTCGATACCGACGAGAACCCGCGTGCGGGGACGACTGCTGAAAAGCTTGCCGCCATGCGTCCTGCCTTCAAGAAAGAAGGCACTGTCACCGCAGGTAACGCATCCTCACTGAACGATGGTGCGGCGGTGGTCATGCTGTGCTCTGCTGACAAGGCGCGCGAACTTGGCCTTACGCCTCTCGCGACCATCAAGGCCTATGCCAGCTCCGGCGTTGATCCGAAGATCATGGGCATTGGGCCGGCTCCGGCAACACGTCGCTGCCTCGAGAAAGCCGGCTGGAGCCTGGAAGACCTTGATCTGATTGAAGCCAATGAAGCCTTCGCAGCCCAGGCACTGTCCGTCAACAAGGAACTCGGCTGGGATATCGCCAAGGTCAACGTCAATGGCGGTGCAATTGCCCTCGGCCACCCGATTGGCGCCTCCGGCTGCCGTATTCTTGTCTCTCTCGTACACGAGATGATTGCGCGTGATGCCAAGAAAGGCCTGGCTACGTTGTGCATCGGTGGCGGCCAAGGTGTCGCGCTGGCCATCGAGCGCAGCTGA
- the panD gene encoding aspartate 1-decarboxylase, producing MQAIMLKAKLHMARVTHAVLNYEGSCAIDGDLLDMAGVREYEQIQIYNVDNGKRFTTYAIRGEEGSKIISVNGAAAHQADVGDRVIICAFANYAESELASHKPSMVYLMEGNEVSHTANAIPVQMA from the coding sequence ATGCAAGCCATCATGCTCAAGGCCAAGCTGCACATGGCCCGCGTGACTCATGCCGTACTCAACTACGAAGGATCCTGCGCCATTGATGGCGACCTGCTCGACATGGCGGGGGTCCGTGAGTACGAACAGATCCAGATCTACAACGTGGATAACGGCAAGCGCTTCACCACCTATGCCATTCGTGGCGAGGAAGGCTCGAAAATCATTTCCGTGAACGGCGCAGCCGCACATCAAGCCGATGTTGGTGATCGCGTGATCATCTGTGCCTTTGCCAATTACGCTGAAAGTGAACTGGCGTCTCACAAGCCTTCCATGGTCTATCTCATGGAAGGCAATGAGGTAAGTCACACAGCCAATGCCATTCCAGTTCAAATGGCCTGA